From Streptomyces sp. SCSIO 75703:
CTCCGTCTTCGCCTACGGCGACGTCGACAAGGGCCACAACAAGGTGGCCCTGGAGATCCCCGGCCTGCTGTCCTTCCTGGCACACAGCGACTTCCAGTCCTACGTGCCCGGCATCAACGACACCAACAAGGCCCTCCAGGCGGAGTTCGGGCCCGGTGACTACCAGCCCATCATCCCCGTCGCGTACTGGAGCTTCCGCTGGATGATCGGCTTCGGCATGGCGTCCTTCTCCCTCGGCGTGCTGGGGCTCTGGCTCACGCGGAAGAAGTTCCTGCTGCCGTCCGCCGCCCGGACCGGGGAGGACGAGGTGCCGAACCTGGTCCTGCTGAAGAAGCCGCTCCGGCCGAAGCTCACCCGGCTGTACTGGCTGCTGGCGCTCTGGACGATGGCCTTCCCGCTGATCGCCAACTCCTGGGGCTGGATCTTCACCGAGATGGGCCGTCAGCCGTGGGTCGTCTACGGACTCTTCCAGACCCGCGACGCGGTCTCGCCCGGCGTCTCCCAGGCCGAGGTGCTCACCTCGATGACCGTCTTCACCCTGCTCTACGCCGTCCTGGCCGTCGTCGAGGTCAAGTTGCTGGTCAAGTACGTCAAGGCCGGCCCGCCGGAGCTGACCGAGGCCGACCTCAACCCGCCCACGAAGATCGGCGGCGACTCCCGTGACGCCGACAAGCCGATGGCCTTCTCGTACTAGGCCGAGGGAGCTGCACAGTCATGGAACTGCACGACGTCTGGTTCGTCCTGATCGCCGTCCTGTGGATCGGCTACTTCTTCCTGGAGGGCTTCGACTTCGGGATCGGCGTCCTCACCAAGCTGCTCGCCCGCGACCGGACCGAGAAGCGGGTGCTGATCAACACCATCGGACCCGTCTGGGACGGCAACGAGGTGTGGCTGCTCACGGCCGGCGGCGCGACCTTCGCCGCCTTCCCCGAGTGGTACGCCACGCTCTTCTCCGGCTTCTACCTGCCGCTGCTGATCATCCTGGTCAGCCTCATCATCCGGGGCGTCGCCTTCGAGTACCGGGCGAAGCGGCCCGAGGAGAACTGGCAGCGGAACTGGGAAGCGGCGATCTTCTGGACCTCGCTGATCCCGGCCTTCTTGTGGGGCGTGGCCTTCGGCAACATCGTCCGCGGGGTGAAGATCGACAGTGAGATGGAGTACGTGGGGACCTTCTGGGACCTCCTCAACCCCTACGCCCTCCTCGGCGGGCTGGTCACGCTGACGCTGTTCACTTTCCACGGGGCGGTGTTCGCCGCGCTCAAGACGGTCGGTGACATCCGGGAACGGGCCCGCGCGCTCGCCACGAAGGTCGGCCTCGTCACCGCAGTGCTCGCCCTCGGCTTCCTGCTCTGGACGCAGACCGCCGACGGGGACGCCAAGAGCCTGGTCGCCCTGGTCGTGGCCGTTGCCGCCCTGGTCGCCGCGCTGGGGGCCAACCGGGCGGGCCGGGAGGGCTGGGCCTTCTCCTTCTCCGGCGTCACCATCGTGGCCGCCGTGGCGATGCTCTTCCTGACGCTCTTCCCGAACGTCATGCCGTCCACGCTCGACGCGGACTGGAGCCTCACCGTCACCAACGCCTCCTCCAGCCCGTACACCTTGAAGATCATGACCTGGCTGGCCCTGATCGCCACTCCGGTGGTCATGCTCTACCAGGGCTGGACCTACTGGGTGTTCCGCAAGCGGATCGGTACCCAGCACATCGCCGACCCCGCGCACTGAGTCCGTGGTGGGGTGTTTCACGCGGCGTGTTCCACGTGAAACACCCCCTTCGGACGGGAGGGCATGTTTCACGTGAAACCCATCGATCCCCGTCTCCTGCGCTACGCCCGCGCCACCCGGTCCTTCCTGATCGCGGTCGTCGTCCTGGGTGCCGCGGGCGCCGGACTCGTCGTCGCCCAGGCGATGCTCATCGCCGAGATGGTGGTGGGAGCCTTCCAGGACGGTCTGGCGTCGGCCGAACTCCGTACCCCGCTGCTCCTGCTGGTCGCCGTGGCCTGCGGACGGGGGCTGGTCGGCTGGCTCACCGAACTCGCGGCACACCGGGCGAGCGTGGCGGTCAAGGCCGAACTGCGCGGACGCCTGCTGGAGCGGGCCACCGCACTCGGGCCGGGCTGGCTGAGCGGGCAGCGGACGGGATCGCTGGTCACCCTGGCGACCCGTGGGGTCGACGCCCTCGACGACTACTTCTCCCGCTACCTGCCCCAGTTGGGCCTCGCCGTCGTGGTCCCGGCGGCGGTGCTGGCGCGGATCGTGACCGAGGACTGGGTCTCGGCGGCCATCATCGTCGTCACCCTGCCGCTCATCCCGCTCTTCATGATCCTCATCGGCTGGGCCACCCAGTCCCGGATGGACCGCCAGTGGCGGCTGCTCTCGCGGCTCTCCGGTCACTTCCTGGACGTCGTCGCGGGGCTGCCGACGCTCAAGGTGTTCGGCCGGGCCAAGGCGCAGGCCGAGTCGATCAAGCGCATCACCGGCGAGTACCGTCAGGCGACCATGCGCACCCTGCGCATCGCCTTCCTCTCCTCCTTCGCGCTGGAACTGCTCGCCACGCTCTCCGTGGCCCTCGTCGCCGTGACCATCGGCATGCGGCTCGTCCACGGTGACATGTCCCTCTACGACGGACTGGTCGTGCTGGTCCTCGCCCCCGAGGCGTACCTGCCGCTGCGCCAGGTGGGCACGCAGTACCACGCGGCGGCCGAGGGCCTGGCCGCCGCCGAGGAGATCTTCGCCGTACTGGAGACGCCCGCCCCGGCGCGGGGCACCGCTCCCGTGCCCGCCGACGGCACCCTGTCCGTCGAGGGTGTGACCGTCCGCTACCCGGGCCGGGCCACGGACGCTGTGACCAACGTGAGTTTCACCGTCACCCCCGGGGAGACCGTCGCCCTGGTGGGGCCGAGCGGCGCGGGCAAGTCGACGCTGCTCGGCGTGCTGCTGGGCTTCGTCCGCCCGGCCGGGGGGCGGGTCCGCGTCGGCGGAACCGACCTCGCCGACCTCGACCCGGCCCGGTGGCACGACCGGGTCGCCTGGGTGCCGCAGAACCCGCACCTGTACGCCGGGACCATCGCCGAGAACGTACGGCTGGCCCGGCCCGACGCGGACGACACCGCCGTACGCCGGGCGCTGCGGGACGCCGGCGCCCTGGAATTCGTCGAGACGCTGCCCGACGGCACCGGCACCGTGCTCGGGGAGGGCGGGACCGGTCTCTCCGCCGGACAGCGGCAGCGGATCGCCCTGGCGCGGGCCTTCCTCGCGGACCGGCCGGTCCTGCTGCTCGACGAACCGACGGCCGCCCTGGACGGCGGGACCGAGGCAGAGGTCGTGGCCGCCGTCCGCAGACTCGCGCGGGGACGCACGGTGCTGCTCGTGGTGCACCGCCCGGCGCTGCTGGAGGTCGCCGACCGCGTGGTGCGGCTGGAGCCCCCGGCGCCGGTCCCCGCCGGCCGGCCCGGCGCCGCTCCCGTAGCGGACCGCCGCGCGGAGGAGGAGCCGGCCGCCCCCGTGCCCGCCGGGGTCCCGGACGCCCGCCTGCCCGCCGGGGCACGCGGCGGTGTCCTCGCCCGGGTGCGCGCCATGTCCGGCGCCCGGCGCGGACGGCTGGCCCTCGCGCTGCTCCTCGGCAGCCTCGCCCTGGGCAGCGCGGTCGGTCTGATGGCCACCTCCGGGTGGCTGATCTCGCGCGCATCCGAACAGCCGCCCGTGCTGTACCTGATGGTGGCCGTCACCGCGACGCGCGCCTTCGGCATCGGACGGTCGGTGTTCCGGTACAGCGAGCGGCTGGTCTCGCACGACGCCGTGCTGCGCATGCTCGCCGACACCCGGGTCGCCGTCTACCGGCGGCTGGAGCGGCTCGCCCCCGCAGGGCTGCGCCGCAGCCGCCGGGGCGACCTGCTGTCCCGGCTCGTCACCGACGTCGACGCGTTGCAGGACTACTGGCTGCGCTGGCTGCTGCCCGCCGGCACCGCCGTGGCGGTCTCCGCGGTGTCGGTCGGCTTCACGGCCTGGCTGCTGCCGGAGGCCGGCGCCGTGCTCGCGGCCGGTCTGCTGGCCGCCGGGGCCGGTGTCCCGCTGATCACTGGCGCGGTGGCGCGGCGGGCCGAGACGCGGCTGGCCCCCGCCCGCGGTGTCCTCTCCACCCGGGTCACCGACCTGCTCACCGGCACCGCCGAGCTGACCGTCGCGGGCGCCCTGCCCGCGCGGACCGCAGCGGCCCGCCGGGCCGACGCCGTGCTCACCCGCATCGCCTCCCGCGCCGCCACCGCCACCGCGCTCGGCGACGGGCTCACGGCGCTGATCTCCGGGCTGACCGTCGCGGGCGCGGCGCTCGCCGGGGCCCAGGCCGTCGCCGACGGGCGTCTGGCCGGTGTGGCGATGGCCGTCGTGGTCCTCACCCCGCTCGCCGCCTTCGAGGCCGTGCTCGGCATGCCGCTCGCCGCCCAGTACCGGCAGCGGGTGCGCCGCAGCGCCGAGCGCGTCTGCGACGTGCTGGACGCGCCCGAGCCGGTACGGGAACCGGAGCGGCCCCGGCAGGTGCCCGGCTCCCCCTTCCCGGTCGTCCTGAAGGCGCTCACCGCGCGCCATCCCGGTCAGGGCCGGGACGCCCTGGCGGGCCTGGACCTCATCCTGGAGCGGGGCCGGCGGATCGCCGTGGTCGGCCCGTCCGGTTCCGGCAAGACGACGCTGGCGCAGGTGCTGCTGCGGTTCCTCGACCCGGGCACCGGCTCCTACACGCTGGGCGGGGCCGACGCCGAGACCCTGGCCGGGGACGACGTGCGACGGCTCGTCGGACTGTGCGCGCAGGACGCGCACCTCTTCGACAGCTCGGTCCGGGAGAACCTGCTCCTGGCGCGGAAGGACGCCACCGAGGCCGAACTGCGCGACGCGCTGGCGCGGGCCCGGCTGCTGGAGTGGACCGACAGCCTGCCCGACGGGCTCGACACGCTGGTCGGCGAGCACGGGGCACGGCTGTCCGGCGGGCAGCGGCAGCGGCTGGCCCTCGCGCGGGCGCTGCTCGCCGACTTCCCCGTGCTGGTCCTCGACGAACCGGCCGAGCACCTCGACCTGCCGACGGCCGACGCGCTCACCGCCGATCTGCTGGCCGCCACCGAGGGACGCACGACCCTGCTGATCACGCACCGGCTGGCGGGTCTCGGGGCGGTGGACGAGGTCCTCGTGCTCGACGAGGGCCGGGTGGTGCAGCACGGTCCGTTCGCGGAGCTGGCCGCCGAGCCGGGTCCGCTGCGGACGATGGTCGAGCGCGAGGCGGCGGCACAGGCGGCCACCGCACCGGAACTGCCGTCGGCGGCGCGGTGACCGGCCCGCGCGGCACGAGGCGCTGACGGCGCCTCGTCCGGAACCGGGCCTCTCGCGCGGTCGTGCGGGAGGCCCCGGGGGCGGTCGTGCGGGAGGCCCCAGGGCCGGCCCGGGAGCGCGGTGCCGGCCACGGCTGGGACGGCATGCGGCCCCCTGCCCCCAGACCCGACTTTCCGGAATAAACCACCCTTACTAGGCTCGGCACATGCCCGTACCTCCGCCTGCCGGCCCGCCACCGCCCCGACCGGTCGTTCCGGTCGAACTGCTGGCGCGGGTGCCGAGACTGCTGGACGCCATGCGGTCCGTGGGCGCCGGCCTCGACCTGCGGGCCACCCTGCACCGGATCTGCGAGACCGCGGCGGGTCTGACGGACGCCCGCTACGCGGCCATCGGCGTGGTCGCCGAGGACGGCGACGGTCTCGCCGACTTCGTCCACCACGGCATCGACGAGGCCACCGCCCGGCGGATCGGACGGCTGCCCGACGGCCGCCGGGGCCTGCTCGGCGCCCTCATCCGGGACCCGGAGCCGGTCCGGCTCACGAACCTCACGGGTGACCCGCGCTCCTGCGGCTTCCCCGCGCACCATCCGCCGATGAGCGGATTCCTCGGTGTCCCGATCCGCGTGCAGGGCGAGGTCTTCGGCAACCTGCACCTCACCGACAAGCGGGACGGCGAACCGTTCACCGACTACGACCTCGCCATGGTGCGCGTGCTGGCCGCGGAGGCCGGCATCGCCATCGGCAACGCCCGGCTCCACGAGTCCGCGCGGCAACGGGAGCGCTGGATCGACGGCTCGGTCGCCGTCATCACGGCGCTGCTCTCCGGCGGTGACACCGACGACGCCCTCCAGGTCGTCGCCGAACAGGCCCGCGCGCTCTCCGGGGCGGCCCTCGGCCTCGTGCTGCTGCCCGCCGAGGCCGGCGGGATGGAGATCGCGGCCGTGGCGGCCCCCCACCCCACGGACGTCCTCGGCCGGGTCATCCCGCCGGACAACGGCATCGTCGCCGAACTCCTCGCGGGCCGCCCGGTGTTCGTGGACGACGCGGCCACCGACCCGCGCCTGCACGACGGGCCGGTGAGCGCCTTCGGCCCGATCATGCTGCTCCCGCTGTGCA
This genomic window contains:
- the cydB gene encoding cytochrome d ubiquinol oxidase subunit II, translating into MELHDVWFVLIAVLWIGYFFLEGFDFGIGVLTKLLARDRTEKRVLINTIGPVWDGNEVWLLTAGGATFAAFPEWYATLFSGFYLPLLIILVSLIIRGVAFEYRAKRPEENWQRNWEAAIFWTSLIPAFLWGVAFGNIVRGVKIDSEMEYVGTFWDLLNPYALLGGLVTLTLFTFHGAVFAALKTVGDIRERARALATKVGLVTAVLALGFLLWTQTADGDAKSLVALVVAVAALVAALGANRAGREGWAFSFSGVTIVAAVAMLFLTLFPNVMPSTLDADWSLTVTNASSSPYTLKIMTWLALIATPVVMLYQGWTYWVFRKRIGTQHIADPAH
- the cydD gene encoding thiol reductant ABC exporter subunit CydD: MFHVKPIDPRLLRYARATRSFLIAVVVLGAAGAGLVVAQAMLIAEMVVGAFQDGLASAELRTPLLLLVAVACGRGLVGWLTELAAHRASVAVKAELRGRLLERATALGPGWLSGQRTGSLVTLATRGVDALDDYFSRYLPQLGLAVVVPAAVLARIVTEDWVSAAIIVVTLPLIPLFMILIGWATQSRMDRQWRLLSRLSGHFLDVVAGLPTLKVFGRAKAQAESIKRITGEYRQATMRTLRIAFLSSFALELLATLSVALVAVTIGMRLVHGDMSLYDGLVVLVLAPEAYLPLRQVGTQYHAAAEGLAAAEEIFAVLETPAPARGTAPVPADGTLSVEGVTVRYPGRATDAVTNVSFTVTPGETVALVGPSGAGKSTLLGVLLGFVRPAGGRVRVGGTDLADLDPARWHDRVAWVPQNPHLYAGTIAENVRLARPDADDTAVRRALRDAGALEFVETLPDGTGTVLGEGGTGLSAGQRQRIALARAFLADRPVLLLDEPTAALDGGTEAEVVAAVRRLARGRTVLLVVHRPALLEVADRVVRLEPPAPVPAGRPGAAPVADRRAEEEPAAPVPAGVPDARLPAGARGGVLARVRAMSGARRGRLALALLLGSLALGSAVGLMATSGWLISRASEQPPVLYLMVAVTATRAFGIGRSVFRYSERLVSHDAVLRMLADTRVAVYRRLERLAPAGLRRSRRGDLLSRLVTDVDALQDYWLRWLLPAGTAVAVSAVSVGFTAWLLPEAGAVLAAGLLAAGAGVPLITGAVARRAETRLAPARGVLSTRVTDLLTGTAELTVAGALPARTAAARRADAVLTRIASRAATATALGDGLTALISGLTVAGAALAGAQAVADGRLAGVAMAVVVLTPLAAFEAVLGMPLAAQYRQRVRRSAERVCDVLDAPEPVREPERPRQVPGSPFPVVLKALTARHPGQGRDALAGLDLILERGRRIAVVGPSGSGKTTLAQVLLRFLDPGTGSYTLGGADAETLAGDDVRRLVGLCAQDAHLFDSSVRENLLLARKDATEAELRDALARARLLEWTDSLPDGLDTLVGEHGARLSGGQRQRLALARALLADFPVLVLDEPAEHLDLPTADALTADLLAATEGRTTLLITHRLAGLGAVDEVLVLDEGRVVQHGPFAELAAEPGPLRTMVEREAAAQAATAPELPSAAR
- a CDS encoding GAF domain-containing protein, which codes for MPVPPPAGPPPPRPVVPVELLARVPRLLDAMRSVGAGLDLRATLHRICETAAGLTDARYAAIGVVAEDGDGLADFVHHGIDEATARRIGRLPDGRRGLLGALIRDPEPVRLTNLTGDPRSCGFPAHHPPMSGFLGVPIRVQGEVFGNLHLTDKRDGEPFTDYDLAMVRVLAAEAGIAIGNARLHESARQRERWIDGSVAVITALLSGGDTDDALQVVAEQARALSGAALGLVLLPAEAGGMEIAAVAAPHPTDVLGRVIPPDNGIVAELLAGRPVFVDDAATDPRLHDGPVSAFGPIMLLPLCSDGRVLGGLVMPRARGQRPFTRAERALGDQFAAQAALALMTAEAQRDRERLAVYEDRDRIARDLHDLVIQRLFATGMMLESAQRRSVVPEVRDGVGRAVDELDVTIQEIRSAIFALQQPAESPAGLSTRVLREITMAAVPLGFTPAHRFSGPLDEAVGDLTGKNLIAALRETLSNAYRHARATRIDVVVEAGVALPDGRPGVRLTVADDGVGVREGGRRSGLRNLERRAESLGGSSRLGPGLAPGGGGTTVLWEAPH